AAGCCGCCTACTTTATTCTTTAGCAGGACAAACACACCAAAATGCCTTATCCCCCGGCAGTCCATGGTCGATTCTTTAGAGAGGAAGTTCGCACAAAACAGAGAAAACCATGTTCTTTTTTGTGGCCCTCATATAGGACAACATTTTAACAGTTACTCATAATACAGCAACAAATCATTTAGAGGTGGTGTTAATTTCCTCAAAGGGTAGCTAACTCATTTTAAAATGAGTGTTACTTCACAAAGTGTGCAGACCCATCACTCCAGACTTGAATGTGAGAGATAAGGAGTTACATAACAGGCTGCTTGGCATGGCctcctcaaaaaaaaacaaaaaaacaaagtgagcaGAGTTTCAGATCTGcagtgaagctgcatgtttttcttgcCTCTACTTCTGTATTACTGAACATTGAAGTGGTTTCATGACTTAAATCAGAGGTTGCATCTTATCATGGCAAAGATACTCTACTTAATGGGATATTTCTGTTGCGATACAGCACATCGCCCTCTCACACGAGGCTGCAACAAACCCTGCAGTTTTCTAAACCACTCCGACCATCACTACGGGTTATGAGGGTTGCAATACTGGCTCTTACTGGATTTTGTTTGTGTacgtaagtgtgtgtgtgtgtgcttttctgtctgcatgggtGTATGTGCGTCTCTGCTGCACcagtctctcttcctctgtctcttcacACACCTCTCTAAAATGGCAGAGGAAGCAACAGTCTGCTGTGGTCGACTCAAATAGAGCATATAAACAACCCTATAAATCCTCCCTTCAGACCTCTAACTCCATACAGTTAAGGTTTGGATTATCACATCTCCGCAGGTCAGACGGGACGCAGCCGAGCAACCACTGACCGTcctggcagcagaggtgactGCAACTCTGCGGCTGCCTGtctgaaaacattttctttgtctCACTCGTAGCTTTGCGACGAATCCTTCAATTTGTTTTCaaccagaaaaaacaacaacaacaacaaagacaggGTACATTCATTTAATCAAATCATCCTTTCCTCTGCACCACAACCACACAGCTCTTCAAAGTCTCCCCCCAGCCTACGAATTGTTTCTATATTTACTCCCTTTACTGCAGTCTTAGAGGAGCCCATGAAACCAGCCATTCGTGCCATAAAACATTTTGGTGACAATTGGGGTTGCTGGAGGGACATGTTTTGAAAATGTGACCCCGTcgtaagcagcagcagcagcagcgagttGGGTTAACTCTGCACCTGTGGGGGCCCGAGTGAAAACACCTACTGTGGTtgacctgctctgtctgtgtttattctgaGTGGAACTAGCCTTGGGAGAAATTATACCACAGTGCAGACACAACAAGACACTGTGTAACACATACACGGCATTAGACTCTACACACAGCTCCGCTGTTCCTGCAGCAGAGGTAGTCAGCGGTGGGAGAAGAATGTAGTTTACTGCAGGAAAAGATTGTTGAGTTACATAAGCAAAATGATCTCTTACAAACCATTTACACGGGCTGACAGAATATGCACtactattatattatattaacgGCTTAAAGGTACAGTATGTCCTGCCTTTTGAACTCAAAACCACGAATCTGAGCTGAGCTGCAGTCCAACAATGAAACATTTTGTCCTTTGGCTGCTGTTttgcacacacagtaacagagTTTATTAATAAAGATATACAAAAACATCCTGCTTAATACATTGCAAGGCAAACACATGGTGGTAAGGTCTCACATGCATCACATGCACATGTGCACGGGGGCGGGTGCATGTAAATGCCTTCTAAATCCTACCCTTACAGACCTTTTCCTGGCCAGGTATGTACTTCCTCCATGGCCTCGTCTTAACCTGAAAATATGGCTTCACTTAAAAATTTATGTATGTAATCATTAACTGTACTACAGCTAGAAAATGTTGTAAAGTTGTTTTCCCGTTAAATCCCTCTAAAGCTCTGCATATTTTAACTCTAAAAATACAAGTGAACTATGAATTTTAGTCCCTTTCAATCAGTTGAAATGTTCTTGTTTTGGACCGATGAGGTGGTTGCACCGTAAACTGTTGTGTTTAAGTATCCACTCTGTCTCAGAAATCGAATTACTGATGTTCTCCATTTATCCAGAACTGCGTATGATGAGTTATATAAGAGCTGGTTGAGAAGGGAAAGTTTCACTCTTGCTTTGGTTAAAAACACCACGCTGAGATATGTTTTCCAGAACCTTTGGTCCAGCTCCTCTCACGGCTCTCAGTGTGCATAAATATTACCACGCCAACCAAATGGTAAAATCCGAgggaaaataataatatgatgCAACCATGGTCAATGTGGGCCTGGAGGACCGTATCCTGTTGTGGCAGGTCTGGGAGAGGCTTGGTGCTGCCAGTCTGAAGCCGACCACAGCCTCCCACTCCTCACCCATCTGAGTCACTGTTTACTTAGACAGGAAGGCCGCCCTCTATACAAcatcatcatctgctgctgctgctgccgctgctgctgctccgtgTCTGTGACTCGCTTGTGGCTTTTGGTAATAGTGGGGGGGGTTTGTGTTTTCCCTGACGGCCAAGTTTCTAAAAGCAGAGACGAGTTTAAACCAAGAGCTTGGAGGCAACAGGGCCCAGCCTCGGAAACCACTGAGCTGTCTACCTCTGAGGCCTTTTACACCCCCTCTTTTTGGAAGAACGGAGCACTATTCAATCAAAAATAATGAAGAGCAGATCCTGAAAGAAAAATagcatataaaaacaaaaacaaaaaagtgtgtCATGCATTAAAGATATTTTAagggaaataaaaacaattaatGAATGAAACTAAAAATGGAGCCTTGCAGCTGTGTAGGTGACGTCTCAAGCCGGACTTATCATGTTTTTTAACATCTGTGTTCACTTCGGCTTTGTAAGGATTATTATACTCACATTCTTCACATGAAGGAGCAATAACAATGGAATCTGCAAATTTGACTTTCTTTTCTGGTAAACAAAGTACATTAACAAGTGCTAACTAGATTTAAGACAGTGAACCACCTTAGACCATCATAAGGGCATTCTTTAGTCCAAGTGAACATCCTCTTAACATATTTACAAGTAAACGATGGACAATATGAGACATAATACCTCCTGTAATGACATGAAAATGAACTGATTGAGAGTAATTTTTACCCTCTCTGCCCCCAGGTGTAACATCCTTCCTCAGTCTGTGACCCACTtccagcaaaaatgaataaaaacaacaattggcattgcaaaacacacacatatattgagCTGCTGTATACACAGAGCCAAGGCAGTGAAACCTATATTCGAAATGTGGTTTCCACCGTTTCACTTTCATCAGTGTGGAATCAGGTTGCCCCTCTCTCCCTGcgtctccctctccttctgtttGGACCCCTTCCACAGCCACACTGTGGTGCAGTTTCCGCTCCAAGAAGGGCAGGGCAGGGGTGCAGagagccatgttggttttgactGAACTTCCTGCCATAGTAGTGAGTATAAAATTAGAGTTTTATGTGAAATGGAAGGAGGTGGGACGGACAGAGAGGAATGTAACCTACTTTTCTGTCAACAAACTCTTGTTTGTATGACTGGCATGTGACAATAGTATATAAAATGTGAATAGAGACAGTGTTTGGTGAACACACAGGTCTAGTGTTAAGCAGGGTGAAGGCTTAGGCCAATGGAATTgaatgaggaaaaaacaaataGTAAACAAATTTTTTGTTAAATCAGATAGATACTTGCTGCCAGCTACAACCACATTGTTTACATCCAATGTTGATGCACAGATgtcaacacagaaacataataGGTGGTGCAGAAACTCTGGCTTCCTTGAGATCATCTTGACAATGAACTGTTCTCTGCTGACACCTGGTGGACTGAGAGACTTAATACAACACACTCAATCAAAGTGAGACTGAAATGAGGAAGTTTGTGGTGCAATAACTATAAAGAAGTGAAATAATTATGGATACTAATCTTCACACAGCAGCTACACTACAGTCACCTGAAGGATTTTAAAAGAATTTCCTACAAACCAGTTTGAGTCGCTTTTATTATTAACTGTACAAACAGTGAAGTTCCAGGCAAAACTAGTGTATAGAAGCCTCTCTAAGGGATCTGTTAAACAAATATACAGATGCTGTGTATAACGTGTTTGCAATATTATCACCCATCTCATACGATCCACAGTCAATCTAAATAAGTGCAGAACTATTTGAATTTTACGTGTTTCATAACGTTCAACGCTAACAAGGCATGTAGCCTATGAACAACATATATTAATACTTTAACAataaagacagcaaacacaccaATCCTCCCTGGTCATTGTCTGTGAAAGAGTCATGAGAGCAATGTGTCCTGTTCTCAGGAAAGTGCACAGGATCTGTGTGTCAACAGAAGGGAGTCACAGCATCGGATGATTTAGTTCATGTCTTTGGTTTGTGGTGATCTTGGCAATGTCAGACAGGATCATTTCAGAAGTTTTGCAAGTTTTAGCACTTTCAAGAATCACATATTAAGTGAACCATTTTCCAAAGAATACAGCACAAtaagcatcagcagcagccggGTAGCAGACAAGAGCAGGCTAATACACATGACCAATAAAATACATGAAGCCAGTCTCAGTCCTAATTAAATTGAATTAATTTAAGCTTTAAGCCTTAAACATGGACTTGGCTGAGAGAGAAaatagggagagagagagagagaaataacgTGTAATAACAAATCCTTACTTTTGTTGTTTAAACTTAGGGCTTAGATACAGAGGTTCTGACAAAAATGGCAGGATTATGGTGTATAAATAATCCAGCACTCTGTTCTTGCTTTGGCATAGTAGGTGGCACCTTAACACTGCTTGACCCCCGCCATTATATGGAAAGATTGAGGAGATTTTCTTCTGTCAGTGCTACAATAATACAATTAACATGAATTATTTTGGCCACGATCAATGTGTAGGAAAATAGATTAAGCACCTGTAAGACTACCAACCCATTCCATTTTGACACTCAAACGTTGTTCCCCAAATACAAGCAAAAATACTAAAATTATTTTACAATCTGAAACATGCACTTTGGAAAATGTTCAGCCGTAATTGTGACTTACAACCGATATGTAGTAAATAGACTAAACCATGCAAAACCCCTGCCCGATCTTTTAATACAGCAGACAAACATGGGGATCCTACGTTCTTTTAGCAGGTTTGGCTATAAGCTGCCTCTCTCTTTCCAGCTCCTTTTCACGCTGTTGCTCCTTCTCCAGTGCCTCCttttgcttctgctgctgcagcttcaaagCTCTTTTCTGagataaaaaacacatcatcagtgCATGCACAATGTCGTTTACATTAGTCCTCAAACATTTCCTGAGAGCGCAGATACCTTTAGCTTGGTTGTCTTTTCATGGAGCATAATCATCTCTTTCCGTATGTTCACCAGTTTATTGTGGTAAACCTTTGCTTCTGTAAACTGAACGCAACAAACTGGTTTAGAAATAATTCCTGTTGGCTGGTGCAGAGAGCGGAAACAGAGCGACACAAGTACAAAGGAGATTATAATTAAATCCAGACATACCAGGGAATTGAGGTCCAGTAAGGCGTTACATTCTCTGAACTTGGTGACTTCTTGGTCCAGTGTGTCCAACAAGATCACCTGATTTTGTCTggttgagacaaaaaaaatgtgatttgacTGCAATACAGATAACTTTTCTCCCATGAAATTTGATGTTTGTCAAGAAATACTGGTAGATTTAGAGACTCTTATCACTGCCAGCATTAGAAGGAGTCATCCACCCATCCGTCCAGTTCAGCTAAATGGATGATTACCTCGTTTGTTTACAGCAGGCTGGAGCCTGTGTTTGTCAGTACTTGCAAATTGTGGCACTGACTGCTGAGCAGGCAAAGATTTAAAGGTTTATCCTCCACAAACCCACTTTTTACTACTTACTACTTCTACTTATCGTTTAACCTGTTTTACTCTTAACCTTACTTTTACTCTTTAAACAACAACTCAACACAAGCAGCTTTGCACAAAAGTCTTTTTGAAAGCTATGTGAGATTCTCTTAGTACCACTTCaataaagaaaaggaaaacatttgtGATGATACAAAGTGCATTTTCCTGGCTGAGCTTACAACTGCAAGGTCAAATGTATCAATAAAATAATTGATGCTATCTTTAGGTGGAGTAAAACCAGCATGATCTGCCCAATGCCCTTCCCCATTTGCAGTTTTCCACCTGACATACACAGGATTAATCAATGCTTGAAAAAATGCAGTGATAAAAAAGAATCCTGCAGGTTTAAACTTGTGAGAGATCATCTGCATGCAGATACATACGTGAGCTCTTGCAGGGCTCGTTTAGAGTTCTGTAGATCTGGAAGGTAATGAGCGAGGAATCCCTCTGTTAGTTTGTCCACTGCTTTCTTGTCCACGTACACTTGGTCTACAAGGGATGTGCTTTCCAGCTGTAATGATTCCTGATGGAGATCTGATGAAAATGTAAGCAAAAACATTAGAAGCATTCAGTATTCTTCctcatttttctatttttttttaagcgtTCGGCTTCACAAAACCATAACAAAAGCTTATCTCTGACATTTCTTTCACCCGTTTTATTCAGACAGCTGACCCTTGAGATGCAGGATTACATTATGAGAGATCTTCATCAGGTCACATGATTGACAAGACTGTACTTAATGCAAATTTAATTCTGGAAGACCGATCATCTTATACATCACCTAGTGTTGCATCTCATCTTTACCGCTCTGGCAGTCCAACCAAACATAATGCATCCCAAAAGGGCTACTGTAAGTTGCTTCTCTGTCTGTTCATTGATTTATTGCCTGTCCTTTTCATTTAATTAGAGACAAAAAGGTGTTAGTCTAATGACTCTAAAATGACATTAATATGATGTAATGAATGTGACATTTTTGACATTTGCTAAAGGTTATATAGGTTAGAAAGTAGATAGGAAGCTAAAACAAACTATGCTAACTATGTTAACATTAATCCCGACATTTTATCATGGCTCCACATCATGAGCTGCCATTTGACACTGGTGCTAGAAACTGGATTCAAGTATAGAGAGTAGGGAGCATGTTAAGCACAagtaaacacactcactgtgtggAAGTTCACTCTGGGACGAGGATCCTTCATCTTCCATCTCCTCTACCTCCATATCAAACGACTTTGTTGACCCAGTCTGCTTTTATAACCTGCAATACAGTCACCAAACAATCAGAAAGATCCCCCCCCCTCTGAAATGATCCTTTAAATGACTGCTTCTGAGGTCATGAGGGGTAGTTAGCTTACACTGAGGAAGTCTAGCTAGCCCTGATAATGAGAACAGCATGACACATTAGCGGTAGGTTAGTCAGCTGCTCCACTTTCTGTAAATATTCTAACACGGTCAGCACCTTACCTTTTTTAATGTCTACTCGAAAGTAACCCCAGATGTGATGAGCTGAATTATGttgacagacagacaagacAACAGCGGAAAGATTTTGGATTTGTTGCTGcgcttgttaaaaaaaaaaaaccgtcATGTGACTTCTGCGTCATCACGTGACTGCGTGCACATGAAACCTAACTTGATAGTGTATGATCAGTGTGAAGGAAGGAGGCAGTGGTGGTCATGACAGTTTTTTAATTTGAGGGTGAAGTAAGTTTCCACTTTTGAGAAACACATTCACAGGTAAGTCCGGCTTATGTTCTTTTTAATAAACCCCCGCTCTAAAAACTGGGCTTTTTTGAGTCCCGAACTGACATGACAGGATAGCTAACCTTTACGAGCTAGCTTGTTACTGTTTAGCCAAGACTGTTTTTAAGTGTGAGGACTACTGAACTCAAAGTTTATCACCTTATGTAGGACTGTGTGCGACTGAACGACGtatttttttacacatcagGCTTATCCGTGATGTGAAATTGTGTGAAAATTAATGCTTTGTCTTTTTCTGCTatcacttttgtttgtttaatccAGTCACTGAAATGGAGTAATGATGCAAACCTACCACCGAAACCTGTCACAAAAATGTGAATGATTACACCAGAGGACGCACAGAGCTCACCTGGATATACCTTGCCCTCATAAACACGAAAGATGTCAGGTGGGAACCTCTTCAGCAAGGTGCGGTCTGCCTTCAGGAGGCAGCGGAACGACTGGGACCTAAGCGACACGGCTCCCTTCGACTTCAGCGACGAGCTGGTGGAAGATGAGACGCCCAAATTCAACAAGCTGAAGGTCGTGGTTTCCGGAGAGATGTCAGACTACTCTGCCGGAGCTCCGTCTAATGGAGTAGCAGTGAACACGCTGGTGGTGGCGGATGATGATGACTCCCTGCTCGATTCTTCTTCCAGCCTGGGCAGCCCGGGGTTAAATATGGACCCCTGTGACAACTGCACCAAAAAGAGGGAGATGATCAAACACAAGAGGGTGATGAGGAGGCTTGTCATTGCAGCTttgctgtattttctttttatggCAGGTGAAATTATAGGTAAGCAGAGTGAAGATCACACTACACAATCATTTTATTATCATCAGAAATTTATTATGACCAAGGAAGCAAGGACAGATGGAGAACCAACAGGGAAACCAAGGCTGACTCGATCTGTCAGTCTAAcaggaacacagacacagataccTTCAATGAGTAAACAAACAGTAACCAATCAGGCTGTTTCTGATGCCTCAAACAAAGGCAGCCTTCTCTAACATAATAAACAATTAACTGTAAAATGAATAGACCCAtgaaaaacgcagcactttaaCTTTTTGTTGCCCTTGTTAAATCACCAGCTGTGCGTAGCATTCTCAACAAAGACGTCACTTGTATCTCACAGTCCTATCACAGGGTCATAgttgctgcagatgttttcaaGATGGAGGCCCCCTATCCTTTCAGTCAACATGTTCCTCTCACCTTATCACACCAAACAATCTATCagattatacatttatttttttataaagaatTGAACATGCCATTGTGCAGGATTCTGTGGCATTCAGCTGTCCACACTGCTGATTGTGACACACTGAATACCGCTCCCTTTACATGCCTGTAGCAGAACCTGTAGTCATAAAAACATGGAGTCATTTGTCTGTTCTTGGC
This portion of the Parambassis ranga chromosome 3, fParRan2.1, whole genome shotgun sequence genome encodes:
- the bloc1s6 gene encoding biogenesis of lysosome-related organelles complex 1 subunit 6 isoform X1 — its product is MEVEEMEDEGSSSQSELPHSEDLHQESLQLESTSLVDQVYVDKKAVDKLTEGFLAHYLPDLQNSKRALQELTQNQVILLDTLDQEVTKFRECNALLDLNSLFTEAKVYHNKLVNIRKEMIMLHEKTTKLKKRALKLQQQKQKEALEKEQQREKELERERQLIAKPAKRT
- the bloc1s6 gene encoding biogenesis of lysosome-related organelles complex 1 subunit 6 isoform X2; protein product: MEVEEMEDEGSSSQSELPHNLHQESLQLESTSLVDQVYVDKKAVDKLTEGFLAHYLPDLQNSKRALQELTQNQVILLDTLDQEVTKFRECNALLDLNSLFTEAKVYHNKLVNIRKEMIMLHEKTTKLKKRALKLQQQKQKEALEKEQQREKELERERQLIAKPAKRT